TTTACCGAGCAATTGCATATCTCGCTTGGCGGTCGTTGGACTGATGAACGCAAGAATGGCAATCTGGGTCGCGAGATCGTGAAGCCGGGCCTCGTATCACTTTTCGCGTTCCCTGCTTACGCCCCTTTTCCCGTCAAACGCACCGACAGCACCTTCGATTATTCGGCTAGCGTCCAATATGATGTAAGCTCCAATGCGATGCTCTTCGCCACTTATAGCAAAGGCGCCAAGGCTGGCGGTTTCGCTCTAACGCCCATGCTTCTGCAGAATGCGGGCTATGGTAGGGAGACTGCCAGGACCGCCGAAATCGGTCTCAAGTTGCAGGATGCAGGCCGCCGATGGCTCTTCAATATTTCCGCCTTCAATACCAATGTAGACGACTTTCAGCAGGTCTTGATCAAGGGGCCCGTCGTCATCGTAGAAAACGCTGATCTCAGAAGCAGGGGGGTGGAGTTGGAAGCTTATTGGCGACCTGTTGCGGGATTTCAAATTCGGTTGAACAACACATATGCCGATGCCAAGAATAAGACTACCGCAGAACCCGCCCCGATTGCACCAAAATGGTCTGGGAGCGCGGGGATTAACTATCGGGCCGGAATCGACCGGGATGTCGACGTCATCCTGGATTGCTCGGTGGATTATCGTAGCCGTCGCTACTACCTGCCTACCGCTACTACGCCCAGCGGAGCGCCATTTACACCGATCAATATCAGCCTTGCGGTCGCCAAGCACGACGATAGTTGGGAAGTGCGGCTGATCGGGAGAAATATCACCAACGAACTGGTGCTGGCATCCGCCGGTCCGGCACCGGGAATGCCGTTCGGCAGCATCGGTATTGCCGAGCGAGCGCGCACATTCGCGCTTCAGTTGAGCGGTCGATTTTAACAGGCATGAGGATTCTGGCTTGGGTCTTCTTCCCAGGTCCAGCTCAATATTACGAAGATCGTGCGTCGCGACTTGGCGGTCTTTGGGGCAATCATCCAGCAATGCGAGTGCGTG
The window above is part of the Novosphingobium sp. G106 genome. Proteins encoded here:
- a CDS encoding TonB-dependent receptor domain-containing protein, whose amino-acid sequence is MNLAGAFRVHLAQDTDVFSVFGQANYKFTEQLHISLGGRWTDERKNGNLGREIVKPGLVSLFAFPAYAPFPVKRTDSTFDYSASVQYDVSSNAMLFATYSKGAKAGGFALTPMLLQNAGYGRETARTAEIGLKLQDAGRRWLFNISAFNTNVDDFQQVLIKGPVVIVENADLRSRGVELEAYWRPVAGFQIRLNNTYADAKNKTTAEPAPIAPKWSGSAGINYRAGIDRDVDVILDCSVDYRSRRYYLPTATTPSGAPFTPINISLAVAKHDDSWEVRLIGRNITNELVLASAGPAPGMPFGSIGIAERARTFALQLSGRF